In a genomic window of Rhododendron vialii isolate Sample 1 chromosome 12a, ASM3025357v1:
- the LOC131309929 gene encoding ureide permease 2-like isoform X4 yields MLTQDNWPSVLFAMAGGVVLSLGNLCSQYAWAFVGISVTEVITSSITVVVGTTANYFLDDKINKAAILFPGVGCFLIAVSLGSCVHASNVADNKAKLGSLPDDYKAAAADVSVSKETHPDIVGTKDPERGTGTADKTKFGSADFLIGLENRRAIKVFGKSTMIGLAITFFAGLCFSLFSPAFNLATNDQWDTLKDGVPHLTVYTAFFYFSVSCFVLAVILNVIFLYHPVLNLPKSSIRAYLTDWNGRGWAFLAGLVCGFGNGLQFMGGQAAGYAAADAVQAFPLVTTFWGILLFGEYRRSSRKTYGLLVSMLFMFIVAVALLIASAGQRNE; encoded by the exons ATGTTGACGCAGGACAATTGGCCCTCCGTTTTGTTCGCAATGGCTGGTGGAGTGGTCCTTAGCCTTGGAAACCTCTGTAGTCAATATGCATGGGCCTTTGTTGGGATATCAGTGACTGAGGTGATCACTTCAAGCATAACTGTTGTTGTAG GCACAACAGCGAACTACTTCTTGGACGACAAAATCAATAAAGCTGCAATTCTATTCCCTGGTGTTGGATGCTTCTTGATTGCAGTTAGTCTTGGCTCTTGTGTTCATGCTTCTAATGTGGCTGATAATAAAGCAAAGCTCGGTAGCTTGCCAGATGATTACAAAGCTGC GGCTGCAGATGTTTCTGTGTCTAAAGAAACACATCCAGACATAG TTGGAACAAAGGACCCGGAGAGAGGAACTGGTACTGCAGACAAGACAAAATTTGGGAGTGCTGACTTTCTTATAGGGCTTGAGAACCGAAGAGCAATTAAG GTGTTTGGGAAGAGCACTATGATTGGTCTGGCCATAACATTCTTTGCAGGATTatgcttctctctcttctcaccaGCATTCAACCTGGCAACCAATGACCAGTGGGACACCTTGAAAGATGGCGTCCCTCACTTAACCGTCTACACCGCTTTTTTCTACTTCTCTGTCTCTTGTTTCGTGCTTGCTGTCATTTTAAACGTCATATTCCTCTATCACCCAGTATTGAACTTACCCAAATCATCGATAAGGGCTTATCTCACAGACTGGAATGGCAGAGGTTGGGCTTTTTTGGCTGGACTTGTTTGTGGGTTTGGGAATGGTCTTCAGTTCATGGGAGGCCAAGCTGCAGGGTATGCTGCTGCTGATGCGGTTCAG GCATTTCCGCTTGTGACCACATTTTGGGGAATACTTTTATTTGGAGAGTACCGGAGATCTTCAAGAAAAACATACGGATTGCTCGTCAGCATGCTGTTCATGTTCATTGTGGCTGTTGCACTCTTAATAGCGTCCGCAGGGCAGCGGAATGAATAA